A genomic region of Brevibacillus sp. JNUCC-41 contains the following coding sequences:
- a CDS encoding NAD(P)H-dependent flavin oxidoreductase: MKTRITELLGIEYPIICGGMFQVGRAPLAAAVSEAGGLGIITSKTQVTPEGLRDEIRKVKTLTKKPFAVNLNLFPSQTETPNDEFIDILIDEDIKIVETSGRSPESLMSKLKEHGFTVIHKVANVKNAISAEKLGVDAIIIVGNETGGHPGMGDVGTLVMLPRAVDSVTIPVIAGGGFSDGRSLISALSLGAEGIVMGTRFMATKEAPIHDNVKQWMVSANEMDTVVIQRNIGSPSRVALNAISKEVDKLENEGATIEELIPLITGQRSKNVYFEGNLDGGIWSCGQSVGLIKEILTVNELITQIIHEAKTSFEFIQSRIESIRT; the protein is encoded by the coding sequence ATGAAAACAAGAATTACTGAATTATTGGGGATTGAATATCCGATTATTTGCGGCGGGATGTTTCAAGTTGGCCGAGCCCCGCTCGCAGCCGCCGTGTCAGAAGCGGGAGGACTAGGCATCATTACTTCGAAAACACAGGTGACCCCAGAAGGTCTCCGTGATGAAATACGCAAAGTGAAAACTTTGACCAAGAAGCCCTTTGCTGTCAACCTGAACTTGTTTCCAAGTCAAACCGAAACCCCGAATGATGAGTTCATTGATATTTTAATTGATGAAGATATAAAGATTGTTGAAACGAGTGGCCGAAGCCCAGAAAGTTTAATGTCCAAACTTAAAGAGCACGGCTTTACCGTGATACATAAGGTAGCGAACGTCAAAAACGCAATCTCAGCAGAGAAATTAGGAGTCGATGCCATTATCATTGTAGGGAATGAAACAGGCGGGCATCCAGGCATGGGGGATGTAGGAACGCTTGTCATGCTCCCTAGAGCCGTTGACTCCGTTACTATTCCAGTAATAGCAGGCGGTGGATTTTCGGATGGCAGAAGCCTAATTAGTGCCTTGTCACTCGGTGCCGAAGGAATCGTCATGGGAACTCGCTTTATGGCAACGAAAGAAGCGCCGATCCATGATAACGTGAAGCAGTGGATGGTATCTGCCAATGAAATGGATACAGTTGTCATCCAACGGAATATAGGCAGTCCGTCGCGTGTAGCATTAAATGCCATCAGTAAAGAAGTGGACAAACTTGAAAATGAAGGTGCCACCATAGAGGAATTGATTCCACTAATTACGGGACAACGAAGCAAGAACGTGTACTTTGAAGGAAATTTAGACGGAGGAATATGGTCATGCGGACAATCTGTAGGACTGATAAAAGAAATATTGACCGTCAATGAACTAATAACACAAATCATCCATGAAGCAAAAACTTCGTTCGAATTCATCCAAAGCCGTATCGAATCCATTCGAACATAA
- a CDS encoding exosporium leader peptide yields MSKIEKPIQGRRFVDTTYKNNKNKSNKDDCLNKNEHKKCKECEQGPRGPQGPSGPQGFQGLPGPQGPPGPGGALAYGSLYDPSGDFVTVSTVNPPTLGQKVVFTTPGPLLETAPFPPGLGPYTDIEVLTEGLYEISMDLTARLINASNLTFNTEVQFRLFINDTTPVLESTFESFNRITGGPGGQPSQVETRNTIGRTIQLQLSANDRLSIRVITASANVTYRYPSLVVTKIAN; encoded by the coding sequence GTGAGTAAAATAGAAAAGCCAATTCAAGGTCGTAGATTTGTTGACACGACCTATAAGAATAATAAAAATAAGAGTAATAAAGATGATTGCCTTAATAAAAACGAACATAAAAAATGTAAGGAGTGTGAACAAGGTCCTCGAGGACCTCAAGGACCTTCAGGACCCCAAGGATTTCAAGGACTTCCAGGACCCCAAGGACCTCCAGGACCAGGGGGTGCTTTGGCTTATGGATCATTGTACGATCCGTCTGGAGATTTTGTCACAGTGTCTACGGTAAATCCCCCTACTCTGGGGCAGAAGGTTGTTTTCACAACTCCTGGTCCGTTATTAGAAACAGCTCCTTTTCCTCCTGGTCTTGGACCTTATACTGATATTGAGGTTCTGACTGAGGGGTTATATGAGATTAGCATGGATTTAACAGCTAGACTAATTAATGCTTCTAACTTAACGTTTAATACGGAAGTGCAGTTCAGGTTATTCATCAATGACACAACCCCAGTTCTTGAAAGTACTTTTGAATCCTTTAATCGAATTACAGGCGGTCCAGGCGGGCAACCATCGCAAGTTGAAACTAGAAACACGATAGGAAGAACAATCCAACTTCAATTATCCGCAAACGATAGGCTAAGTATTAGAGTTATTACTGCTTCAGCCAATGTAACATATAGGTATCCCTCATTAGTAGTCACAAAAATCGCCAACTAG